GAAGACGATGATAATATTATTAAATTCGATGCAAGTGAAATGATTGTCAAAGCAAATAAACCGCTGACTCTAAATGTTGACGGCGATTTAATCGGAGAAGTACCCGCCACGATTTCGATTTTGCATAATCATCTTGAATTTTTTGTACAAGGCTAGGCCACTAGCTTTGTCTTCTTTCAAAAATAAAAAGTATACAATTTTACCGTTATAACAGTGTCTAGGCATTCGCGCCAGCCCCTCGGACGTTTCGAGCCCTCCTGCAAAAGTGGTGGGGCGTTTACTTTTGCAGGAGGGCTCTCCAATGCCTGTCGGGGCTTAAAGGGCGCGAATGCGCTTTTCTTGTGTGGGTCGAAATTTGTCAGAAAAGCAAGTTTGAACTGGACGAATGTGAACGTTTTCTTTTATAATCAACTTTTGTGTAGTACAATATAGATTAGTCAAATAGAGCCAAGGGGGCATACACTATGTCAGTTGAATTAAATAATGAATTCGGCCATATTGATATTTCCAATGATGTAATTGCACAAATTGCTGGTGGAGCGGCAATCGAATGCTACGGAATCGTGGGCATGGCTTCAAAACATCAAGTACGTGATGGTTTAACAGATATTTTACGAAAAGAAAATTTTGCAAAAGGTGTACTGATTCGTCAAGAAGATGAAGACTTACATATTGATATGTACATTATTGTAAGCTATGGTACAAAAATTTCAGAAATCGCATATCAAGTTCAATCGAAAGTAAAATACACAGTAAATAAAACATTAGGCATGAGTGTTAAGTCAGTTAACATCTATGTTCAAGGCGTTCGTGTAGCGAACGTGTAAGAGGAGGAAATGAATCGGATGAAGTCTTTAGACGGAATTAAGTTTGCTGAAATGGTACAAATGGGTGCACACAACCTTTACCAAAACGCAGCATATGTAGATTCACTAAATGTATTCCCTGTACCAGACGGGGATACAGGGACAAACATGAATTTATCTATGACATCTGGTGCAAACGAAACACAAGCAAATGCAGCAGAGCATATTGGGAAAGTAGCACAAAGCTTATCTAAGGGCTTACTTATGGGCGCACGCGGAAACTCTGGCGTAATCTTATCGCAGTTATTCCGTGGTTTCGGTAAAGCTATTGAAAAAGAAGCGACAATCGATGCACTTGGTTTAGCAAATGCATTCCAAGCAGGTGTTGATACTGCTTACAAAGCCGTGATGAAGCCTGTAGAAGGCACAATCTTAACGGTAGCACGTGAAGCAGCTGCAAAAATTGTAGAAGTTGCACAAACTGAAGCAGATATGATTGCTGTAATGGAAGCATTCATCACAGAAGCGAAAGCGTCACTTGACCGCACACCGGATCTTTTACCAGTGTTAAAAGAAGTAGGCGTTGTGGACAGTGGTGGTCAAGGGTTACTATTCGTATACGAAGGTTTCCTTGCTTCAATGAAGGGCGAGCCATTACCAGAGAAAAACGAATCGTCTTTAGATGATTTAATTAATGCAGAACACCACCGTGTCCAAGACTTCATGGATACTTCGGATATCGAGTTCGGTTATTGTACAGAAATTATGGTACGTCTTGAAGAAGACAAAGTACCATTTGATGAAGAACAATTCCGCCAAGAGTTAAATCCGATGGGTGACTCATTATTAGTGATCTCGGATGATGAAGTTGCGAAAGTACATATTCACTCGGAAACTCCAGGTGCTGTACTAGCAGCAGGGCAAAAATATGGTAGCTTAATTAAAATCAAAGTAGATAACATGCGTGAGCAACATTCTGCGATTGTGAATGATGCACCAAAAGCGCCTGCTAAAAAAGCGCAAGCAAAAGTACCTTATGCCGTTGTAACAATTGCAATGGGCGAAGGTGTGGCGAACTTATTACGTTCAATCGGTGCCTCTTATGTAATTGAAGGCGGTCAAACAATGAACCCTTCAACAGAAGATATCGTAAAAGCTGTCCAAGAAATTGGTGCAGAGCGCGTATTAATTTTACCAAACAACAAAAATATCATTATGGCAGCAGAGCAAGCAGCAGAACTGTTAGATATCGAAGCTGCGGTTGTACCGACAAAAACGATTCCTCAAGGGATGGCTGCTATTTTAGCGTTCAATCCAGAAGAGTCAGTAGTCAACAACAAAAACAACATGACATCTGGTTTTGCGCACGTAAAAACAGGTCAAGTAACATTCGCTGTTCGTGATACGTCGATTGATGGTGTTGAAATTCGTAAAGATGACTACATGGCGTTAGCAGAAGGAAAAATCATTTTATCAACAAAAGAAATGATGGACGCTGCCAAACAAGTGTTAGAAAACTTAATGGATGAAGATGCAGAAATCGTAACGGTTATTTACGGTGAAGACGCAACGGCCAAGCAAGCTGAAGAACTACAAAGCTTTATCGAAGCAAATTACCCAGATGCTGAAGTGGAAATTGTGGAAGGTAAGCAATCACTTTATCCGTTCATTTTATCTGTAGAATAATTTTTAGCAGTGTGTATTTTATACGCACTGCTTTCATCGTTTTCAAGGATATTATTTGTACTATTCTTAAAACTTTCGACTCTCGTGAATTAATGAGAGTCGTCTTTTCATTTTTTGACAAGAAATTTGTTAATTGTAGCCAAAATGGTTACACTATTAGTAAATATGAGAATAAAAGAAACAGGAGGGACCTCTTATGAAATTTACATCAGTTTTTGATATTATCGGTCCTGTGATGATCGGCCCTTCTTCATCCCATACAGCAGGTGCTGCTCGTATTGGACGTGTCGGACGTGATTTGTTTGGTCGTCAGCCGAAATGGGTGAAAATTTATTTATACGGTTCGTTTGCAGAAACGTACCGAGGTCATGGTACCGATGTTGCGATTGTCGGAGGGCTACTGGATTATGATACAGATGACGAACGGATTAAAACAGCCTTTGAAGAAGCAAAAAAAGCAGGCTTACAATTTGAGTTTATTCCAGAAACAGCAAACAAAGAACATCCAAATACAGCACGTCTACTAATGGGCGATGATGAAGGTGAAATGAGCGTTGAAGGCATTTCAATTGGCGGTGGTAAAATTGAAATTAGTGAAGTAAATGGCTTTAAACTGCGCCTGACGGGTGGTATGCCAGCGATTCTAGTTGTCCATGATGACCGTGCCGGTTGTATTGCGAATGTGGCGAACTGTTTAGCGATGCATGAAGTGAATATTGGGCATATGGAAGTGTCTCGTATTGAGCGCGGGCTAACGGCGCTTATGGTCATTGAAGTGGATCAAAATATTGACGAACGTATTTTAGAGCAAATTTCTTACATCCCACATATTACAAAAGTTTCGAAAATTAATAACTAAGGGGTGAAACGTATGGATGTATTATTTCGTAGTGTTCGAGAGTTAGTGGAACGAGCAGAAACAGAAGGCAAGTTAATTTCCGAATTAATGATTGAGCAAGAAATGTTAATTAGTGGCCGTACGCGTGAAGAGATTTTCGCACAAATGGATCGCAACTTAACGGTTATGGAAGAAGCGGTTGAGCGCGGGCTACGCGGTGTGCAATCGGTAACGGGCTTAACAGGTGGCGATGCAGTACTACTTCAAAATTATATCGCACAAGGAAAATCACTTGCAGGCGATTTATTATTAGATGCAGTAAGTAAAGCTGTGGCAACGAATGAGGTAAACGCTGCAATGGGAACGATTTGTGCGACACCAACAGCTGGTTCGGCAGGTGTCGTTCCGGGAACGTTATTTGCGGTGCAAAATAAACTCAATCCAACCCGTGAGCAAATGATTCGTTATTTATTTACATCGGGTGCATTTGGCTTTATCGTAGCCAATAATGCGTCAATTTCAGGTGCTGAGGGTGGCTGTCAGGCGGAAGTTGGGAGTGCATCGGCCATGGCGGCAGCAGCCATCGTAGAAATGGCGGGCGGTTCTCCACAACAAAGTTCAGAAGCATTTGCGATTACACTGAAAAACATGCTAGGGCTAGTATGTGATCCTGTGGCAGGGCTTGTGGAAGTACCTTGCGTCAAACGAAACGCAATGGGCGCCTCGAACTCACTTGTTGCAGCAGATATGGCATTAGCGGGTGTTACGAGCCGTATTCCGTGTGATGAAGTCATAGGTGCGATGTATCGAATCGGGCAAGCGATGAGTCCGAACTTAAAAGAAACTGCGCGCGGTGGTTTAGCCGCAACACCGACAGGAAAAGCGATTACTCATGCCATTTTCGAAGGTGGCAATTTAAAAGAAATTTTAAATTCGCGCACAAATAATTAATAACATGATGAGTGTGTCCGATTAGGGATGCATTCATTTTTTGCTTTTGACAGAACGTATGCACCCATTTTGTGCTATATTACTAGTAAAACAGTTTAAGTAAAGGAAGTGTCAGTGAATGATTCATGAACCTGTTTCGAATTTAAAAGGTATCGGTAAGGAAACGGCTGAAAGTTTAGCAAAAATCGGCATCCACACGGTACATGATTTAATTTGGACATTTCCGTATCGTCACGAAGATTTTCGTTTAAAGGATTTAGCAGAAACACCGCACAATGAGCGCGTCACGATTGAAGCGCGTGTTGAAAGTGAGCCGACTGCCTTATTTTTAGGGAAAAATAAATCACGCCTACAATTTACGGCATTAGCAGGACGTCATTTAATTAAAGTGGTGTTCTTTAATCAAAACTATTTACGCCAAAAAATTTCAACAGGCATGACGATTACGGTAACAGGTAAGTGGGATCGTGGTCGTCAAGTGCTGGTCGGGAGTTCTGTAACGTTTGGACCGAAAACGGAGCAAGTGGATTTCGAACCGGTGTATAGCTTAAAAGGGGGCTTGCAGCAAAAGCGCTTCCGCAAATATATGCGTCAAGCACTTGATACGGTAAAAGAAGAGCTGCCAGAAACATTACCGCACACATTACGTGACAGCTATCAATTACTTGTGCTGCAAGATGCGCTAGAAGGTGTACATTTTCCGCAAGATGCTGAACATGCAAAACAGGCACGTCGCCGTTTTGTTTATGAGGAACTACTTGAATTTCAGTTGCGTATTCAAGCGCTTAGAAAAGCGAATAAGGAAAACGAAAAAGGGATTTCAATTCGCTATGATTTAGATAAATTAAAGGTGTTTATTGCGACATTACCCTACGAATTAACCGGAGCACAAAAGCGTGTGGTCAATGAAATTTGTAAAGACTTACTTTTGCCGCAGCGTATGAATCGTTTACTGCAAGGGGACGTTGGTTCGGGTAAAACCGTTGTTGCGGCAATTGGACTTTATGCGGCAGTAACAGCTGGTTATCAGGGAGCCTTAATGGCGCCAACTGAAATTTTAGCAGAGCAACATGCAGAAAACTTACATGCTTGGTTTGATGCAATTGGTATTACCGTCGCAATCTTATCAGGCTCAACAAAAGCCAAGGCGCGTCGTGAACTCTTAGCTCAACTGGCAGCGGGAGAGATTGATATTTTAATTGGTACGCATGCGCTGATTCAACCGGGTGTTGAGTTTAAAAACCTAGGCTTTGTTATTACGGATGAGCAGCATCGATTTGGGGTAGAGCAGCGCCGTGTACTTCGAGATAAAGGTGAAAACCCAGATGTCCTGTTTATGACGGCGACACCGATTCCACGAACGCTTGCAATTACGGCGTTTGGTGAAATGGATGTATCGATTATTGATGAGTTACCAGCTGGACGTAAAGAAATCGAAACACATTGGCTGAAAAAAGAGCAGTTGAATAGTGTGCTAATGCGTATGACGAAGGAGTTAGAAGCTGGTCGTCAAGCATACGTAATTACACCATTAATCGAGGAATCCGATAAGCTAGATGTGCAAAATGCGGTTGAAGCGTTTGAGCATTTATCGATGTACTTTGGCAACCGCTTTAAAGTCGGATTAATGCACGGGAAATTGCACCCAGATGAAAAAGATGCTGTTATGCGTGCGTTTAGTGATGGCGACATCCATGTACTTGTGTCAACTACGGTTGTAGAGGTCGGGGTAAATGTACCGAATGCGACGTTTATGACGATTTATGATGCCGAACGCTTTGGTTTAGCGCAGCTTCATCAGTTGCGCGGACGTGTCGGACGTGGGGAACATCAGTCGTACTGTGTATTAATTGCTGATCCGAAAACCGATGAGGGCAAAGAGCGTATGACCAGTATGACCGAAACAAATGATGGTTTCCGTTTAGCTGAAAAAGATTTAGAGCTACGTGGTTCGGGTGATTTCTTCGGCAAGCGTCAAAGTGGGATGCCGGAATTTAAAATGGCGGATTTAGTACATGATTACCGTGCGCTTGAAACCGCACGACAGGATGCGGCAAAAATGCTGTACGATGAAGCGTTTTGGCAAGAAGATGAGTACGAGCCGCTACGTGACAAACTAGCTGCTTCAGGTGTGCTTGAAGGCGAGCGTATCGATTAAATACGTTAAATTTAGGAGAACGCGACAAAAAAATGTTGCGTTCTTTTTTTGTACACTGTATATTGATATTAGTACCAAGTGCTAATACTAATCTTATATAAAATTAAAGGCAGGTAACAAATACGTATGAAGCGTTCCAAAAAAGAGCGACAGTCGTTACTGACTGAAAAAATATCCGACAATCCTTTCGTGACAGATGAACAATTAGCAACGGAATTTAATGTCAGCGTTCAAACGATTCGTCTGGATCGTATGGAGTTAGCTATTCCGGAATTGCGTGAGCGTATAAAAGATGTTGCTGCGAAAAAATATGATGAAGTAAAATCACTCCCATTAGACGAAGTCATTGGTGAAATTATTGATATCGAGTTAGATAACCGCGCCATTTCGATTTTTGATGTGAGTGAAGAACATGTATTCCAACGTAATGGCATTGCACGCGGACATCACTTATTTGCACAAGCCAACTCTTTAGCGGTTGCGGTAATTGATGATGAGCTTGCACTAACCGTCAAATCCAACGTGGCTTTCGTAAAACCTGTAAAAGCAGGGGATCGTGTTGTAACGAAAGCTATTGTAAAGGGCAAACATCCTGAAAAAAATCGTACATTAATTGAAGTGACGTCAACCGTAGATAACGAAATCGTTTTCAGAGGCGAATTTGAAATGTACCGCACGAAAGGTGAAGAAGCAAAATGAAGTTAGCAGTAGATGGCATGGGTGGAGATAACGCCCCACAAGCAATTGTCGAAGGTGTCTTATTAGCTCTTGAAGACTTTCCAAATTTAGAAATTAATTTATACGGTGACGAAAGTAAGATGGCTCCGTTTTTAAAGCAGCATAGTCGCTTAACGGTTGTACATTGTACAGAAGTTGTTGAAGCCGAGGATGATCCGGCACGCGCGGTTCGCCGTAAAAAGGATTCTTCGATGACACGCATGTTAGAAGCGGTGGCTGAAGGTAGGGCGGATGCTTGTTTGTCTGCTGGGAACACAGGCGCATTAATGGCAGGTGGCTTATTTAAAGTAGGACGTATCGAAGGGGTTTCACGTCCTGCGTTAGCGACAACTTTACCAACGATGAATGGTGATGGCTTCTTAATGCTAGACCTAGGTGCCAATGCCGATGCAAAGCCCGAAAACTTACTACAATATGCCATCATGGGTGATATTTACGTGAAGCAAGTGCGCGGTATGACGTCGCCTCGTGTTGGATTATTAAATATCGGGACAGAAGATAAAAAGGGTAATGAATTAACGAAATCAGCGTTTACATTACTAAAAGAGGCAGATTTCAATTTTGAAGGCAATGTTGAATCACGTGAGCTGTTAAATGGGGTAGCGGATGTCGTTGTGACAGACGGATTTACAGGGAACATGGTGTTAAAAACAATTGAAGGAACTGCTGGGATGATTTTTAAGATGTTAAAAGAGACATTATTCGCAACGACGAAAACAAAACTTGCAGCAGCACTTATCAAAAAAGATTTAAAAGGCTTAAAAGATAAAATGGATTATACAGAGTATGGTGGCGCGGCATTATTCGGTTTAAAAGCACCAGTGATTAAAGCACACGGCTCGTCTAATCCACGTGCTATTTACAGTGCAATTCGACAAGCTTCTATTATGGTGGAGCATAAAGTATGCGAAACTATTGCAACGAAGATTGAACAAATGCCAAAACCAGAATAAAGCTTTTTTCACAAAGGGGAATATTGATATGACGAAAATCGCGTTTATTTTTCCGGGGCAAGGTTCGCAATCCGTGGGGATGGGTGCGGAGCTTGTAGCAAGCGACGAAAATAGTAAACAATTTTATGATTGTGCAGACGAAGTGTTACAGTTACCGCTGTCGGACTATATGTTAAACGGTCCACAGGAAACGTTAACACTGACATATCATGCACAGCCAGCACTTTTAACAACAGGCGTCATGATCGCCAATAAGTTAATCGCTGCAGGAATTACACCGCATTATACAGCGGGTCATTCATTAGGAGAATACAGCGCATTTGTTATCTCAGACGTGCTAACGTTTGAAGATGCAGTGCAAACGGTTCATAAGCGTGGGGTGTATATGGACGAGGCAGTGCCAGCAGGTCTTGGGGCAATGGCAGCAATTTTAGCGCTAGATGGGGATCAGCTAAATGCCATTTGCGAACAAGTATCCAGTACTGGTGAAGTCGTACAAGTTGCGAACTTCAACTGCCCAGGCCAAATTGTGATTTCGGGGACGAAACAAGGTGTCGACGAGGCATGTAAACGTGCGAAGGAAGCGGGGGCAAAACGTGCGCTTCCACTCGTCGTAAGTGGACCATTCCACAGTGTGTTAATGCAACAAGTAGCAGACAACTTAGCAGTATCAATAAAAACGTTAGACGTGAAAGCACCGAAAATTCCGGTAGTTAGTAATGTAACGTCAGAAATTTTAACAACACCAGAAGTGATCCGACAAGAAATGGTGGCACAAGTAACGAGCTCTGTACAATGGGAACAAAATGTACAAAAGCTGATTGCAGAAGGTGTTACCGTATTTATTGAATGCGGACCAGGAAAAGTATTATCTGGGTTAGTGAAGAAAATTGATCGCAATGTACAAACATACTGCGTTTCTGATGAGGCAAGCTTTGCGCAAGTTGTTGAAGCATCAAAGGAGTGGACACAATGGGTTTAACGGGGAAATGTGCGGTTGTAACGGGCG
The sequence above is a segment of the Solibacillus sp. FSL H8-0523 genome. Coding sequences within it:
- a CDS encoding DAK2 domain-containing protein — translated: MKSLDGIKFAEMVQMGAHNLYQNAAYVDSLNVFPVPDGDTGTNMNLSMTSGANETQANAAEHIGKVAQSLSKGLLMGARGNSGVILSQLFRGFGKAIEKEATIDALGLANAFQAGVDTAYKAVMKPVEGTILTVAREAAAKIVEVAQTEADMIAVMEAFITEAKASLDRTPDLLPVLKEVGVVDSGGQGLLFVYEGFLASMKGEPLPEKNESSLDDLINAEHHRVQDFMDTSDIEFGYCTEIMVRLEEDKVPFDEEQFRQELNPMGDSLLVISDDEVAKVHIHSETPGAVLAAGQKYGSLIKIKVDNMREQHSAIVNDAPKAPAKKAQAKVPYAVVTIAMGEGVANLLRSIGASYVIEGGQTMNPSTEDIVKAVQEIGAERVLILPNNKNIIMAAEQAAELLDIEAAVVPTKTIPQGMAAILAFNPEESVVNNKNNMTSGFAHVKTGQVTFAVRDTSIDGVEIRKDDYMALAEGKIILSTKEMMDAAKQVLENLMDEDAEIVTVIYGEDATAKQAEELQSFIEANYPDAEVEIVEGKQSLYPFILSVE
- the plsX gene encoding phosphate acyltransferase PlsX, whose amino-acid sequence is MKLAVDGMGGDNAPQAIVEGVLLALEDFPNLEINLYGDESKMAPFLKQHSRLTVVHCTEVVEAEDDPARAVRRKKDSSMTRMLEAVAEGRADACLSAGNTGALMAGGLFKVGRIEGVSRPALATTLPTMNGDGFLMLDLGANADAKPENLLQYAIMGDIYVKQVRGMTSPRVGLLNIGTEDKKGNELTKSAFTLLKEADFNFEGNVESRELLNGVADVVVTDGFTGNMVLKTIEGTAGMIFKMLKETLFATTKTKLAAALIKKDLKGLKDKMDYTEYGGAALFGLKAPVIKAHGSSNPRAIYSAIRQASIMVEHKVCETIATKIEQMPKPE
- the fapR gene encoding transcription factor FapR yields the protein MKRSKKERQSLLTEKISDNPFVTDEQLATEFNVSVQTIRLDRMELAIPELRERIKDVAAKKYDEVKSLPLDEVIGEIIDIELDNRAISIFDVSEEHVFQRNGIARGHHLFAQANSLAVAVIDDELALTVKSNVAFVKPVKAGDRVVTKAIVKGKHPEKNRTLIEVTSTVDNEIVFRGEFEMYRTKGEEAK
- the sdaAB gene encoding L-serine ammonia-lyase, iron-sulfur-dependent subunit beta, with translation MKFTSVFDIIGPVMIGPSSSHTAGAARIGRVGRDLFGRQPKWVKIYLYGSFAETYRGHGTDVAIVGGLLDYDTDDERIKTAFEEAKKAGLQFEFIPETANKEHPNTARLLMGDDEGEMSVEGISIGGGKIEISEVNGFKLRLTGGMPAILVVHDDRAGCIANVANCLAMHEVNIGHMEVSRIERGLTALMVIEVDQNIDERILEQISYIPHITKVSKINN
- the sdaAA gene encoding L-serine ammonia-lyase, iron-sulfur-dependent, subunit alpha; this encodes MDVLFRSVRELVERAETEGKLISELMIEQEMLISGRTREEIFAQMDRNLTVMEEAVERGLRGVQSVTGLTGGDAVLLQNYIAQGKSLAGDLLLDAVSKAVATNEVNAAMGTICATPTAGSAGVVPGTLFAVQNKLNPTREQMIRYLFTSGAFGFIVANNASISGAEGGCQAEVGSASAMAAAAIVEMAGGSPQQSSEAFAITLKNMLGLVCDPVAGLVEVPCVKRNAMGASNSLVAADMALAGVTSRIPCDEVIGAMYRIGQAMSPNLKETARGGLAATPTGKAITHAIFEGGNLKEILNSRTNN
- the fabD gene encoding ACP S-malonyltransferase — its product is MTKIAFIFPGQGSQSVGMGAELVASDENSKQFYDCADEVLQLPLSDYMLNGPQETLTLTYHAQPALLTTGVMIANKLIAAGITPHYTAGHSLGEYSAFVISDVLTFEDAVQTVHKRGVYMDEAVPAGLGAMAAILALDGDQLNAICEQVSSTGEVVQVANFNCPGQIVISGTKQGVDEACKRAKEAGAKRALPLVVSGPFHSVLMQQVADNLAVSIKTLDVKAPKIPVVSNVTSEILTTPEVIRQEMVAQVTSSVQWEQNVQKLIAEGVTVFIECGPGKVLSGLVKKIDRNVQTYCVSDEASFAQVVEASKEWTQWV
- the recG gene encoding ATP-dependent DNA helicase RecG — its product is MIHEPVSNLKGIGKETAESLAKIGIHTVHDLIWTFPYRHEDFRLKDLAETPHNERVTIEARVESEPTALFLGKNKSRLQFTALAGRHLIKVVFFNQNYLRQKISTGMTITVTGKWDRGRQVLVGSSVTFGPKTEQVDFEPVYSLKGGLQQKRFRKYMRQALDTVKEELPETLPHTLRDSYQLLVLQDALEGVHFPQDAEHAKQARRRFVYEELLEFQLRIQALRKANKENEKGISIRYDLDKLKVFIATLPYELTGAQKRVVNEICKDLLLPQRMNRLLQGDVGSGKTVVAAIGLYAAVTAGYQGALMAPTEILAEQHAENLHAWFDAIGITVAILSGSTKAKARRELLAQLAAGEIDILIGTHALIQPGVEFKNLGFVITDEQHRFGVEQRRVLRDKGENPDVLFMTATPIPRTLAITAFGEMDVSIIDELPAGRKEIETHWLKKEQLNSVLMRMTKELEAGRQAYVITPLIEESDKLDVQNAVEAFEHLSMYFGNRFKVGLMHGKLHPDEKDAVMRAFSDGDIHVLVSTTVVEVGVNVPNATFMTIYDAERFGLAQLHQLRGRVGRGEHQSYCVLIADPKTDEGKERMTSMTETNDGFRLAEKDLELRGSGDFFGKRQSGMPEFKMADLVHDYRALETARQDAAKMLYDEAFWQEDEYEPLRDKLAASGVLEGERID
- a CDS encoding Asp23/Gls24 family envelope stress response protein, which gives rise to MSVELNNEFGHIDISNDVIAQIAGGAAIECYGIVGMASKHQVRDGLTDILRKENFAKGVLIRQEDEDLHIDMYIIVSYGTKISEIAYQVQSKVKYTVNKTLGMSVKSVNIYVQGVRVANV